In Candidatus Neomarinimicrobiota bacterium, the following proteins share a genomic window:
- a CDS encoding translocation/assembly module TamB domain-containing protein → MKRRVAQWIGGGLLSAISILIYLILFQTHLFSTFLLNSLNKYSLFPAGVSISGEIEGGLLRKNIGLKKLTIKVIETDKPILMADEISILSWDWDWSTREITIQNLFMSGYSLASQYARDLPSSSKNHKSAVSTIIQNIRAESGRVSYEMGNSAQTIDLPLVHSTLWYIDGFVDAQIHSAVVILPSIASDTLAVTGLVGIDSKGEIKVRNLYINSPNQTMKVDLAYTADHSSASLSGRNFNPTTLENFSLPSWITDVRLNYNVDILQTKSNLHMSGGGTVLLNGFEIPFELHDMESTPSGDSFDLSLGPELEQFRIVAARSPTGEQTAQINMFRFNFEPVLVNSDIQFSEPIGKISILGQQNKYTIKARLESFMFNNLHFDSLVSDFAYSAGKGMDISHGRITQAKNHLNFNGKFSKELIDMNADIDFSDFSFLELLGTSNKITGDISSHLNINGTIDQPRISGEILPNNLSYDNKLSLTGQGKIDLVLHNKKLRGDIALMGDSGFLFGDSLQSYTILGNISEDGYLIEDLHLQGIGNMVSISGGYYGNDIILNKLNIIKGENQLKLADTVLVRGNQQGVFQLPSSVLTFNNGGVSVEGTFSKNAGYDLNTAYEIIDVGRILDFFRVEVDFSGIASGSAAITGSLWDPIFDAKLLLRKGVTLGYPSDSAQVDLRLTSSEVYSNNIEAYTSGGYLNLVGKLPWGYKVKGVHIGHTSQNFSIQTDNYRLRDLKFTSLADLPISGRATGSLSMRGTPIDTKMDMQLALTDASFDILTFSKAYSELSYEGNLLTFDTLSMVSNWGYGSGTGFMPISLDLIAADRMSFASRDMGLDFEFNLNEMPFLSTYISSIDAIQGDFIGNLSFTGPFSAPIRNGKVRGHNGRLEISVLGNPITNIHAEVSLIDNTLNVDHFSGRMKFSGGSNLNTKGAVGWLATKAGDLIGVKTRQNFAGEVTATGNINLDSFFEPRFDIALKANEVYYRSTDGLIEAIADADLHFTGQDTLNVEAIIPVRRAGYYANFESETSYDEMVSKTDSSLFKYSLNTQFASDLLISNDQMEAEFEGELWLLDYGDGIMRFTGTLKVLEGGKFYYLGNELDLVSGEIIFNSVDFNPQINMEAEIDIDGERVSLELSGDLSEPQLVITAENTQLTQSDVLTYLTLNKTLVEVSFDETALDPVKTYGEILMEKQISKLGREYIGLDLVGVDLASDSTRLRLGQRLSKNLMITYEGAIQPTDGETDYDFGFEYQINKNVSVTSKINQNGEIELNGRLKFTY, encoded by the coding sequence GTGAAAAGGAGAGTTGCACAATGGATTGGTGGCGGTTTGCTAAGCGCAATTAGCATCCTGATATACCTCATCCTATTCCAGACGCATTTATTTTCTACTTTTCTTCTGAACTCTCTCAACAAGTACTCCTTATTTCCAGCTGGCGTCTCCATAAGTGGAGAAATTGAAGGGGGGTTGCTTAGAAAAAACATTGGTCTAAAGAAGCTAACAATCAAAGTCATCGAGACTGACAAACCAATTCTTATGGCCGATGAAATATCTATCCTGAGTTGGGATTGGGATTGGTCCACGAGGGAAATAACAATACAGAACCTGTTCATGAGTGGGTATTCATTAGCGTCACAATACGCCCGAGATCTACCCAGTAGTTCGAAAAATCACAAATCAGCAGTTTCAACAATTATTCAAAATATAAGGGCAGAAAGTGGGCGCGTATCTTACGAAATGGGTAATTCAGCTCAGACCATTGACCTGCCATTGGTGCATTCAACCCTGTGGTATATTGATGGTTTTGTTGATGCTCAAATTCATTCAGCAGTTGTAATCTTACCTTCAATTGCCAGCGATACACTGGCTGTAACGGGACTCGTTGGAATTGATTCGAAAGGTGAGATAAAAGTTCGCAATCTGTACATCAATTCTCCAAATCAAACCATGAAAGTCGATCTCGCTTACACCGCCGATCATAGTTCGGCTAGCTTGAGTGGCCGGAATTTTAACCCCACTACACTTGAGAATTTTTCTCTACCCTCCTGGATTACTGATGTTCGCCTGAATTATAATGTCGATATTTTACAGACTAAATCAAATTTGCACATGTCAGGGGGGGGTACTGTTTTACTCAATGGGTTTGAGATCCCATTTGAGCTCCACGACATGGAAAGTACACCATCAGGTGATAGTTTCGATTTATCGCTAGGTCCTGAATTAGAACAATTTAGGATTGTTGCTGCCAGATCGCCAACTGGGGAGCAAACCGCACAGATCAATATGTTCCGTTTTAATTTTGAGCCGGTGCTAGTCAATAGCGACATTCAATTTTCTGAACCCATCGGCAAAATATCAATCCTGGGTCAACAGAACAAATACACCATTAAAGCACGATTAGAATCCTTTATGTTTAATAATTTGCACTTTGATAGTCTTGTATCAGATTTTGCCTATTCTGCGGGAAAGGGGATGGATATATCACATGGACGTATCACTCAGGCCAAAAACCACCTAAACTTTAATGGAAAGTTTTCTAAAGAATTGATTGATATGAATGCTGATATCGACTTTTCTGATTTTTCCTTTCTTGAATTACTTGGCACTTCTAACAAAATCACAGGTGATATTTCCAGTCATCTCAATATCAACGGAACGATTGATCAACCACGAATATCAGGGGAAATTCTGCCCAATAATCTCTCTTATGACAACAAATTAAGTTTAACTGGTCAGGGAAAAATTGATCTAGTACTTCATAATAAAAAACTGCGTGGGGACATAGCTCTCATGGGTGATAGTGGTTTCCTGTTTGGAGATAGCCTGCAATCCTACACCATACTTGGAAATATATCTGAAGATGGGTACCTCATTGAAGATTTGCACCTTCAAGGCATTGGTAACATGGTTTCTATCAGTGGTGGGTACTATGGCAACGATATTATTCTCAACAAGCTGAATATTATCAAAGGCGAGAACCAACTCAAACTCGCTGACACGGTACTTGTCAGGGGTAACCAACAAGGGGTATTTCAGCTTCCCTCAAGTGTTCTTACATTCAATAATGGCGGTGTTTCAGTAGAAGGTACTTTCTCAAAGAACGCAGGATATGACTTGAACACAGCCTATGAGATTATAGATGTGGGTCGAATTTTAGATTTCTTCAGAGTTGAGGTCGATTTTAGCGGGATTGCTTCAGGTTCTGCAGCCATTACAGGAAGCCTTTGGGATCCAATATTCGATGCAAAACTGTTATTAAGAAAAGGGGTCACACTCGGCTATCCCAGTGATTCTGCTCAGGTAGATCTCAGACTGACAAGTTCAGAAGTATACAGCAACAACATCGAGGCCTATACTTCGGGTGGATATTTGAATCTGGTTGGGAAACTGCCCTGGGGATACAAGGTAAAAGGCGTTCATATTGGTCACACCAGTCAAAACTTCTCTATCCAAACAGACAATTATCGCCTGAGAGATCTCAAATTTACCTCCCTTGCGGATTTGCCAATATCTGGACGTGCAACTGGCTCGCTATCCATGCGTGGCACTCCCATCGACACCAAAATGGATATGCAATTAGCCCTCACAGATGCTTCATTTGACATACTTACATTTTCCAAGGCCTATTCAGAATTAAGCTACGAAGGCAATTTGCTTACATTTGATACACTATCCATGGTCAGCAACTGGGGATATGGCTCTGGGACAGGATTTATGCCAATTTCACTTGATCTGATAGCAGCGGATAGAATGTCGTTTGCCTCGCGTGATATGGGGCTGGATTTTGAATTTAACCTTAACGAAATGCCATTTTTGTCGACCTATATTTCTTCTATTGATGCGATCCAAGGTGATTTTATTGGAAACCTCAGCTTCACCGGACCATTTTCCGCTCCCATTCGCAATGGAAAAGTAAGGGGTCATAATGGGCGTCTTGAAATTTCCGTCCTGGGAAATCCAATTACAAATATCCATGCTGAAGTCAGCTTAATTGACAATACACTTAATGTTGATCATTTTTCTGGTCGTATGAAATTTTCCGGAGGCTCGAATTTGAACACCAAGGGGGCAGTGGGATGGCTGGCCACAAAAGCAGGAGATTTGATTGGCGTAAAGACAAGGCAAAACTTTGCAGGGGAGGTCACAGCCACAGGAAATATCAATTTGGATTCATTTTTTGAGCCTCGTTTTGATATTGCGCTAAAAGCCAACGAAGTTTACTACCGAAGTACCGATGGCCTCATCGAGGCTATTGCCGATGCAGATCTGCACTTTACAGGGCAGGATACACTAAATGTTGAGGCTATTATCCCTGTACGCAGAGCAGGATACTACGCCAATTTTGAATCTGAGACCTCCTATGATGAAATGGTCAGCAAAACCGACAGCAGCTTATTTAAGTATAGTCTCAACACTCAATTTGCCAGTGATCTACTTATCTCAAATGATCAGATGGAGGCAGAGTTTGAAGGTGAATTATGGCTGCTTGATTATGGTGATGGCATCATGCGTTTTACGGGCACACTGAAGGTCCTGGAAGGCGGCAAATTCTACTATCTTGGAAACGAGCTGGATCTCGTATCTGGAGAAATTATTTTTAATTCTGTAGATTTTAACCCCCAGATCAATATGGAAGCTGAAATAGATATCGATGGAGAGCGGGTGAGTCTGGAATTAAGTGGTGATCTAAGCGAACCCCAGCTGGTAATCACTGCTGAGAATACTCAACTCACCCAGAGTGATGTGTTGACATATCTGACTTTAAATAAAACTTTAGTAGAAGTCAGCTTTGATGAAACCGCTCTGGACCCAGTTAAAACCTACGGTGAAATTCTCATGGAAAAGCAGATTTCAAAACTGGGACGAGAATACATCGGGCTTGATCTTGTGGGTGTGGATCTAGCGTCTGATTCGACCAGATTGAGACTGGGGCAACGCCTGTCAAAGAATTTAATGATAACTTATGAAGGTGCTATACAGCCAACTGATGGTGAAACTGATTACGATTTTGGATTTGAGTATCAGATCAATAAGAATGTGTCCGTAACTAGCAAAATCAATCAAAATGGAGAAATTGAATTGAACGGGAGGCTGAAATTTACCTATTAA